The proteins below are encoded in one region of bacterium:
- the porA gene encoding pyruvate ferredoxin oxidoreductase yields MKKVLTGNHAVSYGSMLARAEVVAAYPITPQTQIVEKISELCADGVMDAKFIKVESEHSAMAACIGASAAGARAFTATSAQGLALMDEMLHWASHARLPVVLANINRSMAPPWTIWTDQNDTISRRDTGWIQYYCESNQEVTDSVIQAFKVAEQVELPAMLVLDSFYLSHTSEPVDLPDIALVDKYLPKYQAKHDLDPAKGHPAYGALCNDEWYFELQIKMQLAMEKALDVIIKEDELFGEMFGRNYPVVEGYRADDAEYLVFVSSTIASTTKDAVDRARAEGIRAGSAKVRLLRPFPKPQIRRIAKGKKRLGVIDRNISYGSEGAFFTEIKSCLYREPERPEIHGFIAGLGGRDVTVDAVYEMIKIIAGRSPETDINWQGAKLA; encoded by the coding sequence ATGAAGAAGGTACTCACCGGCAACCACGCGGTGTCCTACGGCTCCATGCTGGCGCGGGCGGAGGTCGTCGCCGCCTACCCCATCACGCCCCAGACCCAGATAGTGGAGAAAATCTCCGAGCTTTGCGCCGACGGGGTGATGGACGCGAAGTTCATCAAGGTGGAGAGCGAACACTCGGCGATGGCGGCGTGCATCGGGGCGTCGGCGGCGGGTGCGCGCGCCTTCACCGCCACCAGCGCCCAGGGCCTGGCCCTCATGGACGAGATGCTCCACTGGGCGTCCCACGCCCGCCTGCCCGTCGTCCTGGCCAACATCAACCGCTCCATGGCCCCCCCCTGGACCATCTGGACCGACCAGAACGACACCATCTCACGGCGGGACACGGGCTGGATCCAGTACTACTGCGAGTCCAACCAGGAGGTCACCGACTCGGTCATCCAGGCCTTCAAGGTGGCCGAGCAGGTGGAGCTGCCGGCGATGCTGGTCCTGGACAGCTTCTACCTCTCCCACACCTCGGAGCCGGTGGACCTGCCGGACATCGCCCTGGTGGACAAGTATTTGCCGAAGTACCAGGCCAAGCACGACCTCGACCCGGCCAAGGGCCACCCGGCCTACGGGGCGCTCTGTAACGACGAGTGGTATTTCGAGCTGCAGATAAAGATGCAGCTTGCGATGGAGAAAGCGCTGGACGTGATCATCAAGGAAGATGAGCTTTTCGGCGAGATGTTCGGTCGCAACTACCCCGTCGTCGAGGGCTACCGCGCCGACGACGCCGAGTACCTCGTCTTCGTCTCCTCGACCATCGCCTCCACGACCAAGGACGCTGTGGACCGCGCCCGGGCCGAGGGCATCCGGGCCGGCTCGGCCAAGGTGCGCCTCCTGCGGCCATTCCCCAAACCACAGATAAGGCGGATAGCCAAAGGCAAGAAGCGCCTGGGCGTCATAGACCGCAATATCAGTTACGGCTCGGAGGGCGCCTTCTTCACCGAGATCAAGAGCTGCCTGTACCGCGAGCCGGAGCGGCCGGAAATCCACGGGTTCATCGCGGGCCTCGGCGGCCGCGACGTCACCGTGGACGCCGTGTACGAGATGATAAAAATCATCGCCGGCCGGAGCCCCGAGACCGACATCAACTGGCAGGGGGCCAAACTGGCGTAG
- a CDS encoding 4Fe-4S binding protein, which yields MPNKHYIPLKNIDDIPTMAKTLGTMLVNETGSWRNVRPIINNDNCIQCGICWKFCPDVSISEDAEGFPVVNLVYCKGCGVCAMECPKDCIEMVEEVR from the coding sequence ATGCCCAACAAGCATTACATCCCACTGAAGAACATAGACGACATCCCCACCATGGCCAAGACGCTCGGCACCATGCTGGTCAACGAAACCGGCTCCTGGCGCAACGTCCGGCCGATCATTAACAACGATAACTGCATCCAGTGCGGCATCTGCTGGAAGTTCTGCCCCGACGTGTCCATCTCCGAGGACGCCGAAGGCTTCCCCGTGGTGAACCTCGTCTACTGCAAGGGCTGCGGGGTGTGCGCCATGGAGTGCCCCAAGGACTGCATCGAGATGGTGGAGGAGGTACGATGA